One Labrus mixtus chromosome 22, fLabMix1.1, whole genome shotgun sequence genomic window carries:
- the tmem121b gene encoding transmembrane protein 121B: protein MISEAGSDSLKAEHFQPEPSFFPDSPASSSSSSSSSSSAASSPDSGPLNRREPQSSSGSIVPEESGSIQPLVAAARVMTSGEFNQSGPLLAHRSTRSLMYKTLCFLLLVFQGGVLDFYLIIFTDLYWCSWIATDLVVVSGWGIFFMKNARSKRERACGFHQKSSIFGCNLGEFTYAYLAWLIYVIACTPKVVLVLETSILELIALKVPCGLTGFKVIMLLSAPLLFCLINSIIEDLNGATRHHAHSCFLSTCLDLLDCFTLLELMLRGEIPTVYLKYTVLSVYFVALAVPVVWLYELTASELRCRWLCARFLTCLLVNAPLLVVRCFQVYVYKLPVSVFMFKNIFLLACGLLELVEQCVAVRGGRKHAGSSNTAQFSHCVSENDMCPHGYVNTLAVTQS from the coding sequence ATGATCTCTGAAGCTGGGAGCGACAGTCTGAAGGCCGAACACTTCCAACCAGAACCGAGCTTCTTCCCGGActcccccgcctcctcctcctcctcctcctcctcctcctcctccgccgccTCCTCCCCAGACTCCGGGCCTCTGAACCGCAGGGAGCCGCagagcagcagcggcagcatcGTCCCGGAGGAGAGCGGCAGCATCCAGCCGCTGGTGGCCGCCGCCCGCGTCATGACGTCGGGAGAATTTAACCAGAGCGGCCCGCTGCTCGCGCACAGATCCACGCGCAGCCTCATGTACAAGACTCTGTGCTTCCTGCTGCTCGTCTTCCAGGGCGGGGTCCTGGACTTCTACCTCATCATCTTCACGGACCTGTACTGGTGCTCCTGGATCGCCACGGACCTAGTGGTGGTCTCGGGCTGGGGTATCTTCTTCATGAAGAACGCGCGCAGTAAACGGGAGCGCGCCTGCGGCTTCCACCAGAAGAGCTCCATCTTCGGCTGCAACCTGGGTGAGTTCACCTATGCCTACCTGGCCTGGCTCATCTACGTAATCGCGTGCACCCCGAAGGTGGTGCTGGTCCTGGAGACGTCAATCCTGGAGCTGATCGCGCTGAAGGTGCCGTGCGGGCTGACCGGCTTCAAGGTGATCATGCTGCTGTCCGCGCCGCTCCTCTTCTGCCTCATCAACTCCATCATCGAGGACCTGAACGGAGCCACGCGCCACCACGCCCACAGCTGCTTCCTCAGCACGTGCCTGGACCTGCTGGACTGCTTTACGCTGCTGGAGCTGATGCTCCGCGGGGAGATCCCCACGGTGTACCTGAAGTACACGGTGCTGTCGGTGTACTTCGTGGCGCTGGCGGTGCCAGTGGTCTGGCTCTACGAGCTCACCGCCTCCGAGCTGCGCTGCCGCTGGCTGTGCGCGCGCTTCCTCACCTGTCTTCTGGTCAACGCCCCCTTGCTGGTGGTGCGCTGCTTCCAGGTGTACGTGTACAAACTTCCGGTGTCCGTTTTCATGTTCAAGAACATCTTCCTCCTCGCCTGCGGGCTGCTCGAGCTCGTGGAGCAGTGCGTGGCAGTGCGGGGTGGGCGCAAGCACGCGGGTAGCAGCAACACGGCGCAGTTCTCGCACTGCGTGTCCGAGAACGACATGTGTCCGCACGGGTATGTCAACACGCTGGCCGTCACCCAGTCCTAG